A single Paenibacillus sp. FSL R5-0517 DNA region contains:
- a CDS encoding DUF4367 domain-containing protein, with protein sequence MRRISWMLAMVLVLSALLAACGKKDAAAVVKDLNEVVGEMESYQGAGVMTLHTGDAPQQYKVEVWHQKPSYYRIALTNAKKDVTQIVLRNDEGVFVLTPSQNKSFRFQSNWPDNQGQVYLYETLIRSITGDTTRQFADEKESYVFDVAANYNTHALVRQKIWLNKSDYAPKQVEVSDSNANVVVDVKFDSFKFGTEFEKDAFDMQRNMTAGTEEGGKTGTDSGVTPVEQTGNEGGKEPANPQTAPEPEGAVTDGQTGVGGDTEQQGTEGAATGQEGEEPTLAEPEGADSFGVIQPTYAPEGVQLKDDQILEEAGDYSVMLRYEGTYNYTIFEARPQDRAVSLAPSSVVDLGFTLGMISGDALKTLTWMTDGIEYRITSADLPQNEMVRIATSMQEESGK encoded by the coding sequence ATGCGCCGAATATCATGGATGCTTGCCATGGTATTGGTCTTATCGGCCTTACTTGCCGCCTGCGGGAAGAAGGATGCGGCAGCTGTGGTCAAAGATCTGAACGAAGTCGTAGGAGAGATGGAAAGTTACCAGGGGGCAGGCGTGATGACGCTGCATACCGGAGATGCGCCGCAGCAGTACAAGGTCGAGGTGTGGCATCAGAAGCCTTCCTATTATCGTATTGCATTAACGAATGCCAAAAAGGATGTAACACAGATTGTACTGCGTAACGATGAAGGCGTGTTTGTTTTGACACCGAGCCAGAACAAAAGCTTCCGTTTTCAGAGCAATTGGCCGGATAATCAAGGACAGGTATATCTCTATGAAACATTGATTCGGAGCATTACGGGGGATACAACTCGCCAGTTTGCGGATGAGAAGGAGAGCTATGTATTTGATGTAGCTGCCAATTATAATACACATGCACTTGTCAGACAGAAGATCTGGCTGAACAAAAGTGATTATGCACCTAAACAGGTGGAGGTATCCGACTCCAATGCCAATGTTGTGGTCGATGTGAAATTTGACTCCTTCAAATTCGGGACTGAATTTGAGAAAGATGCCTTTGACATGCAACGTAACATGACAGCCGGTACTGAAGAAGGCGGCAAGACAGGAACCGACTCCGGTGTGACTCCTGTGGAGCAAACCGGTAATGAGGGCGGCAAAGAACCAGCCAATCCTCAGACTGCGCCTGAACCAGAAGGAGCTGTCACTGATGGACAGACGGGTGTGGGTGGGGACACAGAGCAGCAAGGTACAGAGGGGGCCGCAACAGGTCAGGAAGGCGAAGAGCCAACACTTGCTGAACCGGAAGGGGCAGACAGCTTCGGCGTGATTCAACCAACCTATGCACCGGAAGGCGTACAGCTCAAGGATGATCAGATCCTGGAAGAGGCAGGAGACTATTCGGTCATGCTTCGTTATGAAGGAACCTATAATTACACGATATTCGAAGCCAGACCTCAGGATCGAGCTGTATCGCTTGCTCCATCCAGTGTAGTGGATCTTGGATTCACATTGGGAATGATCAGCGGAGATGCATTGAAGACTCTGACATGGATGACAGATGGCATAGAATATCGGATCACCAGTGCAGACCTGCCTCAGAACGAAATGGTACGCATCGCAACATCAATGCAGGAAGAGTCAGGCAAATGA
- the alr gene encoding alanine racemase, with the protein MQGQYRPTQADINLDHLCTNVEAFRKALPQGMKFLACVKANAYGHGAVEMARELERVGVDYLSVAFLDEALELRQHGITIPILVLGYTPPEGIAVAWEHDVTITLFSREVLDAIRHLDASTFANKLKVHIKIDSGMGRLGLLPGDEALAFIQEVASLNQVMLEGMFTHFARADEEDKTYTLEQYRRFQGVVHALRDQGCSIPIIHTANSAAAIDTPELSYDMVRVGISLYGLYPSAEVNHQVVKLSPVLTLKTKAVLVKTLPPHWGISYGTRYFTQGYERIATLPIGYADGYSRMLTGKAQVLVRGSRVPVVGTICMDQCMVSLQSFAEEAEEIQVGEEVVLIGHQSGGVITADEVASQLGTIAYEVICMMAHRIPRVYTRGGAVVAKINPLLTS; encoded by the coding sequence GTGCAAGGACAATATCGGCCGACCCAAGCGGACATCAATTTGGATCATTTGTGTACTAACGTAGAAGCTTTCCGCAAGGCATTGCCTCAGGGCATGAAATTCCTCGCCTGTGTGAAGGCCAATGCTTATGGGCACGGAGCGGTGGAGATGGCCAGAGAACTGGAACGAGTGGGTGTGGATTACTTAAGTGTTGCTTTTCTTGACGAAGCTCTGGAACTGCGACAACATGGGATTACGATTCCAATTCTGGTGTTGGGTTATACGCCGCCTGAAGGGATCGCTGTTGCATGGGAACATGATGTGACCATCACGCTGTTCAGCAGGGAAGTGCTTGACGCCATTCGACATCTGGATGCGAGCACATTCGCGAACAAACTGAAGGTTCATATTAAAATTGACAGCGGCATGGGCCGATTAGGTCTGTTACCTGGCGATGAGGCATTGGCTTTCATCCAGGAAGTAGCTTCGCTAAATCAGGTGATGCTGGAAGGCATGTTTACCCATTTTGCCAGAGCGGATGAAGAAGACAAAACCTATACACTGGAGCAGTATCGACGGTTCCAAGGCGTGGTTCATGCGCTCAGGGATCAGGGATGTTCCATCCCGATTATACATACGGCGAACAGCGCCGCTGCCATTGATACACCTGAATTGTCTTATGATATGGTACGTGTGGGAATAAGCCTGTACGGACTGTACCCTTCGGCTGAGGTGAATCATCAGGTGGTGAAGCTGTCACCGGTATTGACGCTGAAGACGAAAGCGGTTCTGGTCAAAACACTGCCACCCCATTGGGGGATCAGTTACGGAACCCGTTATTTTACGCAAGGGTACGAACGAATAGCGACCCTGCCAATCGGATATGCAGACGGATACTCAAGAATGCTGACAGGTAAAGCACAAGTGCTTGTACGCGGCAGCCGCGTCCCTGTCGTCGGTACAATCTGCATGGATCAGTGTATGGTGTCGTTACAATCTTTCGCAGAAGAAGCGGAAGAAATTCAAGTCGGCGAAGAGGTTGTCCTCATCGGTCATCAGTCTGGTGGCGTTATAACCGCAGACGAGGTGGCATCCCAGCTCGGTACGATTGCTTATGAAGTGATCTGCATGATGGCGCACCGCATTCCACGGGTATATACCCGTGGGGGAGCAGTAGTCGCCAAAATTAATCCACTTTTGACATCCTGA
- a CDS encoding ribbon-helix-helix protein, CopG family, which translates to MANLQNTKRIMISLPDYLLQEVDGIVALENSNRSELIRQAMKLYLTERKKRYIRETMQRGYMEMAKINLTMASEAFHAEEDADSTLDRLVSGV; encoded by the coding sequence GTGGCCAACTTGCAGAACACCAAGCGGATCATGATCAGTTTACCTGATTATCTTTTGCAGGAAGTGGATGGCATCGTAGCGCTGGAGAATTCCAACCGCAGCGAATTGATTAGGCAGGCTATGAAGCTGTATTTAACGGAGCGTAAGAAACGTTACATCCGTGAAACGATGCAGCGAGGGTACATGGAGATGGCAAAAATTAATCTGACCATGGCATCCGAAGCCTTTCATGCGGAGGAAGATGCGGACAGCACTCTGGACCGCTTAGTTAGCGGGGTGTAG
- a CDS encoding type II toxin-antitoxin system PemK/MazF family toxin, with protein sequence MIVKRGDVFFADLSPVVGSEQGGVRPVLVIQNDIGNRFSPTCIVAAITAQIQKAKLPTHVEIDAAAHGFDRDSVILLEQIRTIDKQRLTDKITHLDEETMKLVNEALQISLGLIDF encoded by the coding sequence TTGATCGTAAAACGTGGTGACGTTTTTTTTGCGGATCTTTCTCCCGTTGTCGGTTCCGAGCAAGGTGGAGTCAGGCCGGTTCTGGTGATCCAGAATGATATCGGCAACCGGTTTAGTCCAACTTGTATTGTGGCGGCTATCACCGCCCAGATCCAGAAGGCAAAGCTGCCAACGCATGTTGAAATTGATGCGGCGGCTCATGGCTTTGACCGGGACTCGGTTATTTTGCTCGAACAAATACGGACGATCGATAAGCAGAGGCTGACTGACAAGATTACCCATCTGGACGAGGAGACCATGAAATTGGTCAACGAAGCCTTGCAGATCAGCCTGGGATTAATCGATTTTTAG
- a CDS encoding alpha-galactosidase, producing MSIYINQEKLQFHLQTREASYVFQVLPSGYLVHLYYGKKLRDTDLSWLHVRTERASFSPNPVPEDRTISFDTLPVELPVYGTSDFRNPAIQLELENGSTVSEFTYTGHQLVKGKAALTGLPATYVESDDEAETLVIELEDRVAGIKIELSYTAFTAFNAITRSMRIVNESATAVNVVRALSSSVDFPHADYELLQLSGAWTRERDIVRRPLASGLQGIESRRGSSSHQQNPFIALMTPGTDEDQGEVYGFSLVYSGSFTAQAEVDQFHTTRVSLGINPFEFSWKLEPQEAFQTPETVMVYSAAGLDGMSQSYHELYRERLARGKFRNAERPVLVNNWEATYFGFNADKIEQIARAGQKLGIELFVLDDGWFGHRDSDNSSLGDWIVDKNKLPQGLDDLANRVTGLDMQFGLWFEPEMISPDSELYRAHPDWCLHVPDRRRTEGRQQLVLDFSRQDVRDEIVRMLTDVLGSAPITYVKWDMNRNMTEVGSALLPADRQRETAHRYMLGLYDVMERITSAFPNILFESCSGGGGRFDPGMLYYMPQTWTSDNTDAISRLRIQYGTSLVYPVSSMGSHISAVPNHQVNRITSLEIRGHVAMSGNFGYELDLTKFTEEENDIVKAQVELYKEIRGTVQYGTFRRLLSPFEGNETAWMFIAPDGSEAVVFYFRVLSEPNAPLQRLKLKGLDPNADYRLKGGSETFTGDALMYGGISVGSASGDYLSELFRFERV from the coding sequence ATGAGCATTTACATCAATCAGGAGAAACTTCAATTTCATTTACAGACCCGTGAGGCCAGTTACGTATTTCAGGTACTGCCTTCAGGATATTTGGTGCATTTGTATTATGGCAAAAAATTACGCGACACCGATCTGAGCTGGTTGCATGTACGGACAGAACGAGCGTCCTTTAGCCCTAACCCGGTGCCAGAGGATCGTACGATCTCCTTCGATACGTTGCCAGTGGAATTGCCAGTGTATGGCACGAGTGATTTCCGTAACCCTGCAATCCAATTGGAACTTGAGAATGGCTCAACGGTTTCGGAGTTTACGTATACAGGTCATCAATTGGTCAAAGGAAAGGCAGCGCTTACCGGACTGCCAGCAACATACGTTGAATCCGATGACGAAGCAGAGACGTTGGTTATTGAGCTGGAAGACCGCGTCGCTGGTATCAAGATCGAGCTTTCTTATACAGCCTTTACGGCATTTAATGCAATTACACGCTCCATGCGTATCGTGAATGAGAGCGCTACCGCTGTGAATGTGGTGCGTGCGCTCAGTTCTTCTGTCGATTTCCCGCATGCGGATTATGAATTGTTGCAATTGTCAGGGGCTTGGACACGGGAACGTGATATCGTGCGCAGACCGCTTGCGTCAGGCCTGCAAGGCATTGAGAGTCGTCGCGGTTCAAGCAGTCACCAGCAAAATCCATTTATTGCGCTGATGACACCAGGTACGGATGAAGATCAAGGTGAAGTCTACGGATTCAGTCTCGTCTATAGTGGCAGCTTCACCGCACAGGCTGAAGTGGATCAGTTCCACACCACCCGTGTGTCACTCGGGATCAACCCGTTCGAGTTCAGCTGGAAGCTGGAGCCACAGGAAGCTTTCCAAACACCGGAGACCGTTATGGTGTATTCGGCTGCAGGTTTGGACGGCATGTCACAGTCCTACCACGAATTGTATCGGGAGCGTCTGGCACGTGGCAAATTCCGTAATGCGGAGCGCCCGGTACTGGTTAATAACTGGGAAGCGACTTACTTTGGTTTCAATGCGGACAAGATTGAACAGATTGCTCGCGCTGGGCAGAAGCTGGGTATTGAGCTGTTTGTTCTGGATGATGGTTGGTTTGGACACCGGGACAGTGATAACTCCTCGCTGGGTGACTGGATTGTCGATAAAAACAAATTGCCACAGGGGCTGGATGATCTGGCAAACCGCGTAACAGGTCTGGACATGCAGTTCGGACTGTGGTTTGAGCCTGAGATGATCTCACCAGACAGTGAGTTATATCGTGCGCATCCGGACTGGTGTCTTCATGTTCCTGACCGTCGCCGGACAGAAGGACGTCAACAATTGGTGCTCGACTTCTCTCGTCAGGATGTACGTGATGAGATCGTGCGCATGTTAACAGACGTACTTGGTTCTGCACCAATCACTTATGTGAAATGGGATATGAACCGCAATATGACGGAAGTGGGTTCCGCATTGCTTCCGGCAGACAGACAGCGTGAGACTGCGCACCGTTACATGCTCGGATTGTATGACGTTATGGAACGAATCACTTCGGCGTTCCCGAACATTCTGTTCGAGAGCTGTTCAGGTGGTGGTGGCCGTTTCGATCCAGGTATGCTCTATTACATGCCACAGACGTGGACAAGTGATAACACGGATGCGATATCCCGTCTGCGGATTCAGTATGGTACCAGTCTTGTATACCCAGTGAGCTCCATGGGATCACATATCTCAGCGGTACCGAATCATCAGGTGAACCGGATCACTTCTCTAGAGATTCGGGGACATGTGGCGATGTCGGGCAACTTCGGGTATGAGCTGGACCTGACGAAATTCACGGAGGAAGAGAACGACATCGTGAAAGCCCAGGTTGAGCTGTACAAGGAGATCCGTGGAACGGTCCAATATGGAACATTCCGTCGCTTGCTCAGTCCGTTTGAAGGCAATGAGACAGCGTGGATGTTTATTGCACCAGACGGAAGCGAAGCGGTTGTATTCTACTTCCGTGTGCTCTCTGAGCCTAATGCGCCACTTCAGCGCCTGAAGCTGAAAGGATTGGACCCGAATGCGGATTATCGTCTGAAAGGCGGATCAGAGACCTTTACCGGCGATGCCTTGATGTATGGCGGTATTTCGGTAGGCAGTGCATCAGGAGACTATCTGAGCGAACTGTTCCGCTTTGAACGCGTCTAG
- a CDS encoding Tex family protein, with amino-acid sequence MSEQETVLEPNEETIKAERHERIIKQVAKELSLSLKQVRTTSELLDEGNTIPFIARYRKEMTGELDENQLRLIEERIVYLRNLEDRKLEVIRIIEEQGKLTGELKNSITQAVKLQEVEDLYRPFRQKRKTRASVAKEKGLEPLAVWIWGQPKQGNVLQEAAKYINAELGVEDAESALQGAKDILAENIADDAAIRAWIRRYTLDHGMLTSEAKDAQEESVYENYYDYRELAKKMPPHRILAINRGERENILKVGLDVQAEPAHRHMEGQIIRGASAVQDILRDVIEDAYKRLIAPSIEREVRGELTEKGENQAISVFSANLRNLLLQPPIHGKRVLGVDPAYRTGCKLAVVDDTGKLLEVAVTYPTPPHNKKREAAEVFHRMIKQYDIGLIVIGNGTGSRETEQFVAEIIQENGDESLVYLIVNEAGASVYSASKLAQEEFPDLDVAERSAASIARRVQDPLAELVKIDPKAIGVGQYQHDVSQKVLEESLKAVVESAVNHVGVDVNTASPSLLSYVAGVNATIAKNIVKYREENGRFTNRRQLQKVPRLGAKTYEQCVGFMRIGEGENPLDRTPIHPESYKVVDQLFKELQVALDKLGSKELSVLLSEQQPEQLAVKLDVGVPTLRDILDSLQRPGRDPREEMPLPIFRTDVLKIEDLVEGMELQGTVRNVIDFGAFVDIGIKSDGLVHISQLSNGYVKHPMDVVSVGDNVTVWVMNVDTKKGRVGLTMKKPASAQQS; translated from the coding sequence TTGTCTGAACAGGAAACGGTTCTGGAACCCAATGAAGAAACAATAAAGGCAGAACGCCATGAACGAATCATCAAACAGGTAGCCAAGGAACTGTCACTGTCCTTGAAGCAGGTCCGTACGACCTCGGAGCTTCTGGACGAAGGCAATACGATTCCATTTATCGCCCGCTACCGTAAAGAAATGACTGGAGAGCTGGATGAGAACCAGCTGCGATTGATTGAAGAACGCATTGTCTATCTGCGCAATCTTGAGGATCGCAAATTGGAAGTCATCCGTATTATAGAGGAACAGGGCAAGCTGACCGGAGAACTGAAGAATTCCATTACCCAGGCTGTGAAGCTGCAGGAAGTGGAAGATTTGTATCGTCCGTTCCGTCAGAAACGGAAAACGCGTGCAAGCGTGGCTAAGGAAAAAGGTCTTGAGCCCCTTGCTGTATGGATCTGGGGTCAACCGAAGCAAGGCAATGTACTCCAGGAAGCTGCGAAATATATCAATGCTGAACTGGGCGTAGAAGATGCGGAGTCGGCACTTCAGGGAGCCAAAGACATTCTTGCTGAGAACATCGCAGACGATGCTGCCATTCGTGCATGGATTCGTCGGTACACCTTGGATCACGGAATGCTGACTTCAGAAGCGAAGGATGCTCAAGAAGAGTCCGTGTACGAGAATTATTATGATTACCGCGAACTGGCCAAAAAGATGCCTCCACACCGAATTCTCGCGATTAATCGCGGGGAACGTGAGAATATTCTGAAAGTTGGCCTGGACGTACAGGCAGAACCGGCCCATCGTCATATGGAAGGACAGATCATTCGTGGTGCTTCTGCCGTGCAGGATATCCTGCGTGATGTGATTGAAGATGCATACAAGCGGCTTATTGCGCCTTCCATCGAGCGTGAAGTTCGTGGAGAACTGACGGAAAAAGGCGAAAATCAGGCCATCTCGGTATTCTCGGCCAATCTGCGTAATCTATTGCTTCAACCACCGATTCATGGCAAACGTGTGCTGGGTGTCGATCCTGCCTATCGTACGGGCTGCAAACTGGCTGTCGTAGATGATACGGGCAAGCTGCTGGAAGTGGCTGTGACCTATCCAACGCCACCACACAACAAGAAACGTGAAGCTGCGGAAGTATTCCACCGCATGATCAAGCAATATGATATCGGACTGATCGTCATTGGTAATGGTACCGGATCTCGTGAAACGGAGCAGTTTGTTGCCGAGATCATCCAGGAGAACGGTGATGAAAGTCTGGTGTATCTGATTGTTAACGAAGCAGGGGCGAGTGTGTATTCTGCATCCAAACTGGCCCAGGAAGAGTTCCCGGATCTGGATGTTGCGGAGCGCAGTGCAGCTTCCATTGCACGCCGGGTACAAGATCCGCTTGCGGAGTTGGTTAAGATTGATCCAAAAGCTATTGGTGTGGGGCAATATCAGCATGACGTTTCCCAGAAGGTTCTGGAAGAAAGCCTGAAGGCTGTCGTCGAATCTGCAGTTAACCATGTCGGTGTGGACGTGAATACGGCTTCACCTTCGTTGCTGTCATATGTGGCTGGAGTTAACGCTACGATTGCCAAGAACATTGTGAAGTACCGTGAAGAGAATGGCCGGTTTACGAACCGCCGTCAGCTTCAGAAGGTGCCGCGTCTGGGTGCCAAAACCTATGAGCAGTGCGTAGGCTTTATGCGGATTGGTGAGGGTGAGAATCCATTGGATCGTACGCCAATTCACCCTGAGTCCTACAAGGTTGTCGATCAGCTGTTCAAGGAGCTTCAGGTTGCACTGGACAAGCTCGGCAGCAAGGAACTGTCGGTGTTACTGTCCGAGCAACAGCCGGAGCAACTGGCTGTGAAACTGGACGTAGGTGTGCCTACATTGCGTGACATTCTGGACAGCTTGCAGCGTCCGGGTCGTGACCCGCGTGAGGAGATGCCGTTGCCAATCTTCCGTACAGATGTATTGAAAATTGAGGATCTGGTGGAAGGCATGGAGCTGCAAGGTACAGTTCGGAACGTTATTGATTTTGGTGCCTTTGTTGATATTGGGATTAAGAGTGATGGGCTTGTCCATATCTCACAGCTCAGCAACGGATATGTTAAACATCCGATGGATGTTGTATCTGTCGGGGATAATGTAACGGTGTGGGTCATGAATGTGGATACCAAAAAAGGCCGTGTCGGCCTTACGATGAAGAAGCCTGCTTCTGCGCAACAGTCTTAA
- the cmpA gene encoding cortex morphogenetic protein CmpA → MPQWLCNQLMRAFHKKDSRQIKLLNECWFFYRNKPANGTPRSAENEL, encoded by the coding sequence TTGCCTCAATGGCTTTGCAATCAACTGATGCGTGCATTTCACAAAAAGGATAGCCGCCAAATCAAGTTGCTGAACGAATGCTGGTTCTTTTATCGTAACAAACCAGCAAATGGCACACCACGCAGTGCGGAGAACGAACTTTAA
- a CDS encoding hydrolase/acyltransferase: MPTMRYVILQQEQQLQFVEMPADYAYQLSALNLRLHKEIDKLTAADVPVLPWAIAECDNLDLLNENLTIIGGLDYINALEESFAVLRESHYPLISLLTEIRALQAQLEQWYEEEMEAL, encoded by the coding sequence ATGCCTACAATGCGCTATGTCATCCTGCAGCAGGAACAACAATTGCAATTCGTGGAAATGCCGGCGGATTACGCCTATCAACTTAGCGCGCTCAATCTGCGCCTTCACAAGGAGATAGATAAACTCACGGCAGCAGATGTCCCTGTCCTGCCTTGGGCAATCGCCGAATGTGACAACCTCGATCTTCTGAACGAAAATCTTACCATCATCGGCGGCCTTGATTATATCAATGCGCTTGAAGAATCTTTTGCAGTACTACGTGAGAGCCATTATCCCTTGATTTCCTTGCTTACTGAAATCCGGGCGCTCCAGGCTCAATTGGAACAATGGTATGAAGAAGAGATGGAAGCTCTCTAA
- a CDS encoding SprT family protein — protein sequence MENEELQQWIEQVSLDHFGVPFTHEALFNSRLTTTGGRYMLKSHRIEINPHQLEAYGRDEVEKIIKHELCHYHLHIRGRGYQHRDPEFKALLQKVGGSRYCQSLPDGKGRKPLPYRYKLVCKSCGTEYLRKRKIDPKRYRCGRCAGKLGLQNI from the coding sequence ATGGAAAATGAGGAGTTGCAACAGTGGATTGAACAGGTATCACTGGATCATTTCGGAGTACCGTTCACCCATGAAGCGTTGTTTAACAGTCGTCTGACCACGACGGGAGGGCGTTATATGCTCAAAAGTCACCGGATTGAGATCAATCCGCATCAACTCGAAGCCTACGGGCGAGATGAGGTTGAAAAAATTATCAAGCATGAGCTGTGCCACTATCATCTGCATATTCGTGGACGCGGCTATCAGCATCGTGACCCAGAATTCAAGGCTTTATTGCAGAAGGTGGGCGGTTCGCGTTACTGTCAATCTCTGCCTGATGGCAAAGGCAGAAAGCCGCTACCTTATCGTTATAAGCTGGTGTGCAAGAGCTGTGGGACGGAATATTTGCGCAAACGGAAAATAGATCCGAAGCGTTACCGGTGTGGTCGTTGCGCGGGAAAGCTGGGCCTTCAGAATATCTGA
- a CDS encoding winged helix-turn-helix domain-containing protein: MNVYPNITVIASLIADPSRSIFLSSLLDGRALPAGELAHMAGVTPQTASSHLAKLVEGGLLEVEQQGRHRYYRLANKEIANLIETMASIAPPVQIRSLKQSNQLQQLSYARTCYGHLAGKLGISLCEALLQKGYLEEPEEAHSKDYQVTEKGTQWFTTFGIKLQMKPGSRRAIARKCLDWSERRHHLSGMLGEQLRHRLSELDWIRQKTGSRSVEVTEAGKKGLYEVLDISL, translated from the coding sequence ATGAATGTATACCCGAATATCACTGTTATTGCGTCGTTAATCGCTGATCCAAGTCGCTCCATTTTTCTGTCATCCTTACTGGATGGCCGGGCGTTGCCCGCAGGAGAGCTTGCTCATATGGCAGGTGTCACGCCCCAGACGGCAAGCAGTCATCTCGCCAAACTCGTAGAGGGAGGATTACTGGAAGTTGAACAGCAAGGCCGTCACCGATACTACCGTCTTGCAAACAAGGAAATTGCTAATCTGATTGAAACCATGGCCAGTATTGCTCCGCCTGTACAGATCCGCTCTCTCAAACAATCCAATCAGCTTCAACAACTGAGTTATGCACGGACCTGTTATGGGCATCTGGCCGGGAAATTGGGAATCTCGCTCTGTGAAGCCTTACTACAGAAGGGTTATCTTGAAGAGCCCGAAGAGGCACACAGCAAGGATTATCAAGTTACAGAGAAAGGAACACAGTGGTTCACTACGTTTGGAATTAAACTTCAGATGAAGCCAGGATCACGCCGTGCCATCGCTCGCAAATGTCTGGATTGGAGCGAACGCCGTCATCATCTCTCAGGCATGCTTGGGGAACAACTCAGACATCGATTATCGGAACTGGACTGGATTCGTCAAAAAACAGGAAGTCGCTCTGTCGAAGTAACGGAAGCAGGCAAGAAAGGTTTATACGAGGTGCTGGATATTTCACTTTAG
- a CDS encoding flavin reductase family protein translates to MKPEAATGQLNKNSTVVRHETINPSILYYGTPVLLLSTLNEDGSTNVSPLSSSWALGDCLVLGIGTQGKAYENLIRHPECVINLPDATMWRQVEALGRYTGVNPVPEEKRQMGYEYCHDKFTVAGLTSECSVQVAPDKIVECPLQIEAAVQHIRIPEHTPFMAIVEVKALKVHAHTRLISGPNKINPEEWHPLIYNFRHYFGLGERQGSNFRSEN, encoded by the coding sequence ATGAAACCGGAGGCTGCTACTGGGCAGCTGAACAAAAATTCCACAGTGGTACGACATGAAACGATTAATCCCAGTATTTTATATTATGGTACCCCTGTATTGCTGCTAAGTACATTAAACGAGGATGGGTCAACCAACGTGTCTCCACTGTCCTCATCCTGGGCGCTGGGGGACTGTCTGGTGCTAGGTATAGGTACACAGGGGAAAGCCTATGAAAATCTGATTCGACATCCGGAGTGTGTGATTAATTTACCAGATGCGACCATGTGGAGACAGGTTGAGGCATTAGGCCGTTATACGGGAGTTAACCCGGTTCCTGAGGAGAAAAGGCAGATGGGCTATGAATATTGTCATGATAAATTCACTGTAGCTGGACTGACATCCGAATGCTCGGTTCAGGTGGCTCCAGATAAAATAGTCGAATGTCCGCTCCAGATTGAAGCGGCTGTACAACACATACGCATTCCCGAACATACACCGTTCATGGCGATTGTGGAAGTGAAAGCGTTGAAGGTGCATGCGCACACACGACTGATATCTGGACCAAACAAGATTAATCCAGAAGAATGGCATCCGCTGATCTATAATTTCAGACATTATTTCGGATTGGGAGAGAGACAAGGGAGCAATTTTCGGTCAGAGAATTGA
- a CDS encoding MgtC/SapB family protein, producing the protein MELEYLMRVLIAGICGVLIGYERKNRMKEAGIRTHFVVAVGAALMMIVSKYGFQDQAGWANLSLDPSRIAAQVVSGVGFIGAGMIFTQRHTVRGLTTAAGIWATAGMGLAVGSGLYWTGAGVTLLIVVAQMLLHRPTRWLVSARTETLTIHLQNEGEALKRVLALLGQQKISVIGFKTEQHSSTDSIEETVLEFTLQLPGSYRGEQLIILLQDVPHVRSAELK; encoded by the coding sequence ATGGAATTGGAATATTTGATGCGTGTACTCATAGCTGGAATATGTGGTGTGTTAATCGGATATGAGCGCAAGAATCGAATGAAAGAGGCGGGAATTCGTACTCATTTTGTAGTCGCTGTCGGCGCGGCCCTGATGATGATTGTATCGAAGTATGGATTCCAGGATCAGGCGGGCTGGGCCAATCTGTCGCTTGATCCATCAAGGATTGCGGCACAGGTCGTTAGCGGTGTGGGGTTCATTGGAGCAGGCATGATCTTCACACAGCGCCACACGGTCAGGGGATTGACCACAGCGGCTGGCATATGGGCTACGGCAGGCATGGGACTTGCTGTCGGTTCAGGTCTGTATTGGACAGGTGCAGGCGTGACACTGCTTATTGTCGTAGCACAGATGTTACTGCATAGGCCCACACGCTGGCTGGTATCCGCTCGAACAGAGACGTTAACCATCCATCTGCAGAATGAGGGAGAGGCCCTGAAACGTGTTTTGGCACTGCTGGGGCAACAGAAGATCTCGGTCATCGGATTTAAGACAGAACAGCATTCAAGCACAGACTCCATAGAAGAGACTGTGCTTGAGTTCACGTTGCAACTGCCGGGTTCATATCGGGGCGAGCAACTGATTATTTTGTTACAGGACGTGCCTCACGTTCGATCTGCTGAGTTGAAATGA